The Parafrankia irregularis genome contains a region encoding:
- the rpsQ gene encoding 30S ribosomal protein S17: MSAVSGEEVSTESSTTAAATDEATARGFRKVREGLVISDKMEKTVVVAVEDRVQHPLYGKTIRRTKRVKAHDEAGTVGVGDRVLLMETRPLSATKRWRVVEVLEKAK; this comes from the coding sequence GTGAGCGCAGTGAGCGGAGAAGAAGTGAGCACGGAAAGCAGCACCACCGCTGCCGCCACCGACGAGGCCACCGCGCGGGGTTTCCGCAAGGTGCGTGAGGGTCTGGTGATCAGCGACAAGATGGAGAAGACGGTTGTCGTCGCGGTCGAGGACCGGGTCCAGCACCCGCTCTACGGCAAGACGATCCGTCGTACGAAGAGGGTCAAGGCGCACGACGAGGCCGGCACCGTCGGTGTCGGCGACCGCGTTCTGCTGATGGAGACGCGGCCCCTGTCGGCCACCAAGCGCTGGCGGGTCGTCGAGGTCCTCGAGAAGGCCAAGTAG
- the rplR gene encoding 50S ribosomal protein L18: MAVSLSASARRRTAKLRRHVRVRKKVSGTPVRPRLVVTRSSRHIYAQVIDDVAGHTLASASTLEDGLRASEGDKSAKAREVGRLVAERARAAGIEAVVFDRGGRTYHGRIAALADAAREGGLNF; encoded by the coding sequence ATGGCAGTGAGCCTCAGCGCCAGCGCGCGTCGGCGGACGGCCAAGCTCCGCCGCCACGTTCGTGTGCGCAAGAAGGTGTCGGGCACCCCGGTCCGCCCGCGTCTCGTCGTCACCCGGTCCTCGCGGCACATCTACGCCCAGGTCATCGACGACGTCGCCGGGCACACGTTGGCCTCGGCCTCCACGCTGGAGGACGGTCTGCGCGCCTCCGAGGGGGACAAGAGCGCCAAGGCCCGCGAAGTCGGCCGCCTCGTCGCGGAGCGTGCCCGCGCCGCCGGGATCGAGGCCGTGGTGTTCGACCGCGGTGGTCGCACCTACCACGGCCGGATCGCCGCGTTGGCGGACGCGGCCCGCGAAGGCGGGCTGAACTTCTGA
- the rplF gene encoding 50S ribosomal protein L6 → MSRIGRQPISVPSGVEVTLDGPTVTVKGPKGTLSHTVVEPIEVAREDGQIVVSRPNDERRSRALHGLTRTLVSNMVVGVTTGYSKTLEIVGVGYRVQAKGSDLEFALGYSHPVPVKAPEGIRFEVQAPTRFVVHGIDKQLVGEVSAKIRGLRKPDPYKGKGVRYQGEVVRRKVGKTGK, encoded by the coding sequence ATGTCACGGATCGGGCGCCAGCCCATCAGTGTTCCCAGCGGCGTCGAGGTGACTCTCGATGGCCCGACGGTGACGGTGAAGGGCCCCAAGGGGACCCTGAGCCACACTGTCGTCGAGCCGATCGAGGTCGCCCGCGAGGACGGTCAGATCGTCGTCAGCCGGCCCAACGACGAGCGGCGTAGCCGCGCTCTGCACGGCCTCACCCGGACGCTCGTCTCCAACATGGTCGTCGGGGTCACCACCGGTTACTCCAAGACGCTGGAGATCGTCGGTGTCGGTTACCGAGTCCAGGCCAAGGGCTCGGATCTGGAGTTTGCTCTCGGCTACAGCCACCCGGTTCCGGTGAAGGCGCCCGAGGGCATCCGGTTCGAGGTGCAGGCCCCGACCCGCTTCGTCGTGCACGGCATCGACAAGCAGCTGGTCGGCGAGGTCTCCGCCAAGATTCGCGGGCTGCGCAAGCCGGACCCCTACAAGGGCAAGGGCGTGCGCTACCAGGGCGAGGTCGTTCGCCGCAAGGTCGGGAAGACCGGGAAGTAG
- the rplE gene encoding 50S ribosomal protein L5, translating to MSVTTEARPVPRLKQRYREEISPALREQFSYGNVMQIPGVVKVVVNMGVGDAARDAKLIDGATRDLAAITGQKPAIRRAKKSIAQFKLREGQPIGAKVTLRGDRMWEFLDRLVSIALPRIRDFRGLSPKQFDGAGNYTFGVTEQSIFHEIDIDKIDRVRGMDITVVTTATNDDEGRALLRALGFPFRES from the coding sequence ATGAGTGTGACCACGGAAGCCCGGCCGGTCCCTCGGCTGAAGCAGCGGTACCGCGAGGAGATCTCCCCGGCTCTGCGGGAGCAGTTCTCCTACGGCAACGTCATGCAGATCCCAGGCGTGGTGAAGGTCGTCGTCAACATGGGTGTCGGCGACGCCGCCCGGGACGCGAAGCTGATCGACGGAGCCACCCGGGATCTCGCCGCCATCACCGGCCAGAAGCCGGCGATCCGTCGGGCCAAGAAGTCGATCGCCCAGTTCAAGCTGCGCGAGGGCCAGCCCATCGGGGCGAAGGTGACCCTGCGCGGTGACCGGATGTGGGAGTTCCTCGACCGCCTGGTCTCGATCGCGCTGCCCCGCATTCGCGACTTCCGCGGGCTGTCGCCCAAGCAGTTCGACGGCGCGGGCAACTACACGTTCGGTGTGACCGAGCAGTCGATCTTCCACGAGATCGACATCGACAAGATCGACCGGGTCCGCGGTATGGACATCACGGTCGTGACCACCGCGACCAACGACGACGAGGGCCGGGCGCTGCTGCGCGCGCTGGGCTTCCCGTTCCGGGAGAGCTGA
- the rpsS gene encoding 30S ribosomal protein S19, which yields MPRSLKKGPFVDDHLLKKVDAQNEKGTKHVIRTWSRRSTVIPDMLGHTIAVHDGRKHVPVFITEGMVGHKLGEFAPTRTFRGHVKEDRRSRRG from the coding sequence ATGCCACGCAGTCTTAAGAAGGGCCCGTTCGTCGACGACCACCTGCTCAAGAAGGTGGACGCCCAGAACGAGAAGGGCACCAAGCACGTCATCAGGACCTGGTCGCGACGCTCGACCGTGATCCCCGACATGCTGGGCCACACCATCGCCGTGCACGACGGCCGCAAGCACGTCCCGGTGTTCATCACCGAGGGCATGGTCGGGCACAAGCTTGGCGAGTTCGCGCCGACGCGCACGTTCCGCGGGCACGTCAAGGAGGACCGGAGGTCACGTCGTGGCTGA
- the rpmC gene encoding 50S ribosomal protein L29, with product MAVTTADDLRALSAGELVDKLREAKEELFNLRFQAATGQLRNNRRLRDIRQDIARIYTVMRERELGLSDDPAVALDDAGTDRA from the coding sequence ATGGCCGTCACGACAGCGGACGATCTGCGCGCCCTGTCCGCCGGCGAGCTGGTGGACAAGTTGCGGGAGGCCAAGGAGGAGCTGTTCAACCTCCGGTTCCAGGCCGCGACTGGTCAGCTGCGCAATAACCGGCGGCTGCGCGACATCCGTCAGGACATCGCGCGGATCTACACGGTTATGCGCGAGCGTGAGCTCGGGCTGAGCGATGACCCGGCCGTCGCGTTGGACGACGCCGGCACGGATCGGGCGTGA
- a CDS encoding type Z 30S ribosomal protein S14: protein MAKKALVEKAARKPKYAVRGYTRCQRCGRPRSVYRVFGLCRVCLRQMAHRGELPGVTKSSW, encoded by the coding sequence ATGGCGAAGAAGGCGCTGGTCGAGAAGGCCGCCCGCAAGCCCAAGTACGCCGTGCGCGGCTACACCCGCTGCCAGCGGTGTGGCCGCCCGCGCTCGGTCTACCGGGTGTTCGGGCTGTGCCGGGTGTGCCTGCGGCAGATGGCCCACCGGGGCGAGCTGCCGGGCGTCACCAAGAGCTCCTGGTAG
- the rpsC gene encoding 30S ribosomal protein S3 — MGQKVNPHGFRLGITSEFTSRWYADKQYKAYVGEDVKIRKMMSRGMERAGISRVDIERTQGRLRVDIHTARPGIVIGRRGAEADRIRGDLEKLTGKQVQLNILEVKNPETDAQLVAQGVAEQLSSRVSFRRAMRKAMQSAMKGGAKGIRVQCSGRLGGAEMSRSEFYREGRVPLHTLRADIDYGFYEARTNFGRIGVKVWIYKGDVVQSRAEREAQEALLRQQRRDRPRRGPRSGSSGTTQGGTDAGRAAARAGERRGRGGGAGGAAAEKASGEKASGEKATAEKTVAESTPASPAAPEAVAPEVTSAPVVAEAQGAPEKAEG; from the coding sequence GTGGGGCAGAAGGTAAACCCGCACGGGTTCCGACTTGGCATCACGTCGGAGTTCACCTCCCGCTGGTACGCCGACAAGCAGTACAAGGCGTACGTCGGTGAGGACGTCAAGATCCGCAAGATGATGTCCCGCGGTATGGAGCGGGCCGGCATCAGCCGCGTCGACATCGAGCGCACCCAGGGCCGGCTGCGGGTGGACATCCACACCGCCCGTCCGGGCATCGTGATCGGTCGTCGCGGCGCCGAGGCCGACCGCATCCGCGGTGACCTGGAGAAGCTCACCGGCAAGCAGGTGCAGCTCAACATTCTCGAGGTCAAGAACCCCGAGACCGACGCGCAGCTTGTCGCCCAGGGTGTCGCCGAGCAGCTGTCCAGCCGGGTCAGCTTCCGGCGTGCGATGCGCAAGGCGATGCAGTCGGCGATGAAGGGCGGCGCGAAGGGCATCCGGGTCCAGTGCTCGGGCCGCCTGGGCGGCGCCGAGATGAGCCGGTCGGAGTTCTACCGCGAGGGCCGGGTGCCGCTGCACACGCTGCGTGCGGACATCGACTACGGCTTCTACGAGGCCCGGACGAACTTCGGCCGCATCGGCGTGAAGGTCTGGATCTACAAGGGCGACGTCGTCCAGAGCCGCGCGGAGCGGGAGGCCCAGGAGGCGCTGCTTCGTCAGCAGCGTCGGGACCGTCCGCGCCGCGGCCCGCGCTCGGGTTCGTCGGGTACCACGCAGGGCGGTACGGACGCCGGCCGGGCGGCTGCCCGCGCGGGTGAGCGCCGCGGTCGTGGCGGCGGAGCCGGTGGCGCAGCGGCGGAGAAGGCGTCGGGCGAGAAGGCCTCGGGCGAGAAGGCTACGGCCGAGAAGACCGTGGCCGAGAGCACGCCGGCCAGCCCGGCGGCGCCCGAGGCGGTCGCGCCCGAGGTGACGTCGGCCCCGGTGGTCGCCGAGGCCCAGGGCGCGCCGGAGAAGGCGGAGGGTTAG
- the rplC gene encoding 50S ribosomal protein L3, whose translation MLNRNYRGLLGTKLGMTQVWDANNRVVPVTVIQAGPNVVTQVKTLDNDGYSAVQLGFGEIDPRRINKPLRGHFETSGVTPRRHLVELRTADAGNYRAGQELTGELFDAGQVVDVTGTSKGKGFAGVMKRHGFKGLGAGHGVERKHRSPGSVGGCATPGRVFKGLRMAGRMGHARVTVAGLTIHAVDTERGFLLIKGAVPGPDGGLVFVRSAAKRPAPEPLAPVAEGATAGTAEEASA comes from the coding sequence ATGCTCAACCGCAATTACAGAGGGCTCCTGGGCACCAAGCTCGGGATGACCCAGGTATGGGACGCGAACAACCGCGTCGTGCCGGTCACCGTCATTCAGGCCGGCCCCAACGTCGTGACTCAGGTCAAGACGCTCGACAACGACGGCTACTCCGCCGTCCAGCTCGGCTTCGGCGAGATCGACCCGCGTCGGATCAACAAGCCGCTGCGAGGCCACTTCGAGACCTCCGGGGTCACCCCCCGGCGGCACCTGGTGGAGCTCCGCACGGCGGATGCCGGCAACTACCGGGCCGGCCAGGAGCTGACCGGTGAGCTGTTCGACGCCGGTCAGGTCGTCGACGTCACAGGCACCTCCAAGGGCAAGGGCTTCGCCGGTGTCATGAAGCGGCACGGCTTCAAGGGCCTGGGCGCCGGTCACGGCGTCGAGCGCAAGCACCGCTCCCCGGGATCGGTCGGTGGCTGTGCCACCCCGGGCCGGGTCTTCAAGGGCCTGCGGATGGCCGGTCGGATGGGGCACGCCCGGGTCACCGTGGCCGGGCTGACCATCCACGCCGTGGACACCGAGCGTGGTTTTCTGCTGATCAAGGGTGCGGTCCCCGGCCCCGACGGCGGTCTGGTCTTCGTGCGCAGCGCGGCCAAGCGGCCCGCGCCGGAGCCGCTCGCTCCGGTGGCCGAAGGTGCGACCGCTGGCACCGCTGAGGAGGCCTCGGCATGA
- the rplV gene encoding 50S ribosomal protein L22 — MADDLVEGLTRAGLPGAKATARYVHTSPTKARRVVDLVRGRAAGEALDILRFAPQAASTDVYKVVASAVANAENNHSLDPATLWISAAYVDEGPTLKRIRPRAQGRAYRIRKRTSHITVVVESREPVATGAGARTTRRAR; from the coding sequence GTGGCTGACGACCTCGTCGAGGGCCTGACCCGCGCCGGCCTGCCCGGAGCCAAGGCGACCGCCCGGTACGTCCACACCTCCCCGACCAAGGCGCGCCGGGTCGTCGACCTGGTTCGCGGCCGGGCGGCCGGCGAGGCGCTCGACATCCTGCGGTTTGCCCCGCAGGCGGCGAGCACCGACGTCTACAAGGTCGTCGCGAGCGCGGTGGCGAACGCCGAGAACAACCACTCCCTGGACCCGGCGACGCTGTGGATCAGCGCCGCCTACGTCGACGAGGGGCCGACGCTCAAGCGCATCCGGCCCCGCGCGCAGGGCCGTGCGTACCGGATCCGTAAGCGCACCAGCCACATCACGGTCGTGGTGGAGAGCCGGGAACCGGTCGCGACGGGCGCCGGCGCCAGGACGACAAGGAGGGCCCGGTAG
- the rplO gene encoding 50S ribosomal protein L15: MAEQTLEKADSAGAQEPRALGLKVHHLRPAPGAHKKKQRVGRGEGSKGKTAGRGTKGSKARKQVPARFEGGQMPLHMRVPKLKGFRNRFRTEYQVVNVATIEELFPEGGTVGVDELVAAGAVRSKSLVKVLGDGEIGVAVQVTAHAFSGSAKQKIEAAGGSVTQV, encoded by the coding sequence ATGGCCGAGCAGACGCTCGAGAAGGCGGATTCCGCCGGCGCCCAGGAGCCCCGTGCGCTCGGGCTGAAGGTCCATCACCTTCGCCCGGCGCCTGGTGCCCACAAGAAGAAGCAGCGGGTGGGCCGCGGTGAGGGTTCCAAGGGAAAGACCGCGGGGCGTGGTACGAAGGGTTCCAAGGCCCGCAAGCAGGTTCCGGCCCGCTTCGAGGGTGGCCAGATGCCACTGCATATGCGGGTTCCGAAGCTGAAGGGCTTCCGTAACCGTTTCCGTACCGAGTACCAGGTGGTGAACGTCGCCACGATCGAGGAGCTGTTCCCCGAGGGCGGCACGGTCGGCGTCGACGAGCTGGTGGCCGCTGGCGCCGTCCGCTCGAAGTCGTTGGTGAAGGTCCTCGGCGACGGGGAGATCGGCGTGGCGGTTCAGGTCACCGCGCACGCTTTCTCCGGCTCGGCCAAGCAGAAGATCGAGGCCGCCGGCGGCAGCGTCACCCAGGTCTGA
- the rpsH gene encoding 30S ribosomal protein S8, whose amino-acid sequence MTMTDPIADMLTRVRNANRAYHDRVVMPHSKIKTHIAEILQQEGYITGWHVEDAPPGAVGRTLIVDLKYGPNRERSIAGVKRISKPGLRVYAKSTNLPKVLGGLGVAIISTSSGLLTDRQAGKRGVGGEVLAYVW is encoded by the coding sequence ATGACGATGACTGATCCGATCGCGGACATGCTCACCCGTGTCCGCAACGCCAACCGGGCTTATCACGACCGGGTGGTGATGCCGCACAGCAAGATCAAGACTCACATCGCCGAGATCCTCCAGCAGGAGGGTTACATCACCGGCTGGCACGTCGAGGACGCACCGCCGGGCGCGGTCGGCAGGACTCTGATCGTCGACCTCAAGTACGGCCCGAACCGGGAGCGTTCCATCGCGGGCGTGAAGCGGATCAGCAAGCCGGGTCTGCGCGTCTACGCGAAGTCGACGAATCTGCCGAAGGTCCTTGGCGGCCTGGGTGTTGCAATCATCTCTACCTCGTCGGGGCTGCTGACCGACAGGCAGGCCGGCAAGCGGGGCGTGGGCGGGGAAGTCCTCGCCTACGTCTGGTAA
- the rpmD gene encoding 50S ribosomal protein L30 — MAKLRITQIRSEIGGTRNQRETLRTLGLRRINGSTVREDRPEVRGMIATVTHLVRVEEVDS, encoded by the coding sequence ATGGCGAAGCTGCGCATCACCCAGATCCGCTCCGAGATCGGCGGAACCCGCAACCAGCGTGAGACGCTGCGGACGCTGGGTCTGCGCCGTATCAACGGCAGCACTGTTCGTGAGGATCGTCCCGAGGTTCGTGGGATGATCGCTACCGTGACCCATCTCGTGCGGGTCGAGGAGGTGGACTCCTGA
- the rplX gene encoding 50S ribosomal protein L24, translated as MKIKKGDTVQIITGKDRGLKGKVIRALPDQNKVVVEGANRITKHTRVQQSARGSQSGGIVTQEAPIHVSNVMIVDPSDGKPTRVGYRINEDGTKVRISRRTGAEL; from the coding sequence TTGAAGATCAAGAAGGGCGACACGGTCCAGATCATCACTGGCAAGGACCGGGGCCTCAAGGGCAAGGTCATCCGGGCTCTCCCCGACCAGAACAAGGTCGTCGTCGAGGGCGCGAACCGGATCACGAAGCACACCCGGGTCCAGCAGAGCGCACGTGGCTCGCAGTCCGGGGGAATCGTCACCCAGGAAGCGCCGATCCACGTGAGCAACGTGATGATCGTCGATCCGTCGGATGGCAAGCCGACCCGTGTCGGTTACCGCATCAACGAGGACGGCACCAAGGTCCGGATCTCGCGCCGCACCGGTGCCGAGCTCTAG
- the rplN gene encoding 50S ribosomal protein L14 codes for MIQQESRLRVADNTGAREILCIRVLGGSGRRYAGIGDIIVGTVKDALPGAGVKRGDVVKAVVVRTTKERRRPDGSYIRFDENAAVLIRDGGDPRGTRIFGPVGRELRDKRFMKIISLAPEVL; via the coding sequence GTGATTCAGCAGGAGTCGCGACTTCGGGTCGCCGACAACACCGGAGCCAGGGAGATTCTGTGCATCCGGGTTCTCGGCGGCTCTGGGCGTCGTTACGCGGGGATCGGCGACATCATCGTCGGAACGGTGAAGGACGCCCTGCCCGGCGCCGGCGTGAAGCGCGGCGACGTGGTCAAGGCGGTCGTGGTGCGCACCACCAAGGAGCGGCGGCGGCCGGACGGCTCCTACATCCGGTTCGACGAGAACGCGGCGGTCCTCATCCGAGACGGGGGAGACCCCCGCGGTACCCGCATTTTCGGCCCGGTCGGCCGTGAGCTGCGGGACAAGCGTTTCATGAAGATTATTTCGCTGGCGCCGGAGGTGCTCTAG
- the rplB gene encoding 50S ribosomal protein L2: MGIRRYKPTTPGRRGSSVADFVEITRDHPEKSLVRPLHSKGGRNVHGRITTRHQGGGHKRAYRLIDFRRDKDGVPAKVAHIEYDPNRTARIALLHYLDGEKRYILAPVKLRQGDMVSSGVGADIKPGNALPLRNIPTGTVVHAIELRPGGGAKIARSAGASVQLVAKDGPYAQLRMPSGEIRNVDVRCRATVGEVGNAEQSNINWGKAGRMRWKGRRPTVRGVAMNPVDHPHGGGEGKTSGGRHPVNPKGRPEGRTRRTKKSSDAMIVRRRKQNRRR, encoded by the coding sequence ATGGGTATTCGTAGGTACAAGCCGACGACGCCGGGGCGTCGTGGGTCGAGCGTCGCCGACTTCGTCGAGATCACCCGTGATCACCCCGAGAAGTCCCTCGTCCGGCCGCTGCACTCCAAGGGCGGTCGTAACGTCCACGGGCGGATCACCACCCGGCACCAGGGCGGTGGCCACAAGCGCGCCTACCGGCTCATCGACTTCCGTCGGGACAAGGACGGCGTGCCGGCCAAGGTCGCGCACATCGAGTACGACCCGAACCGCACCGCGCGCATCGCGCTGCTGCACTACCTGGACGGCGAGAAGCGCTACATCCTCGCCCCGGTGAAGCTGCGCCAGGGCGACATGGTGAGCTCGGGCGTCGGCGCCGACATCAAGCCGGGCAACGCCCTGCCGCTGCGCAACATCCCGACCGGCACCGTGGTGCACGCGATCGAGCTGCGCCCCGGCGGCGGCGCCAAGATCGCCCGCAGCGCCGGCGCCAGTGTGCAGCTCGTCGCCAAGGACGGCCCGTACGCCCAGCTCCGGATGCCCTCCGGTGAGATCCGCAACGTCGACGTGCGCTGCCGCGCGACCGTCGGCGAGGTCGGCAACGCCGAGCAGAGCAACATCAACTGGGGTAAGGCCGGCCGTATGCGCTGGAAGGGCCGTCGGCCCACCGTGCGTGGTGTCGCCATGAACCCGGTCGACCACCCGCACGGTGGTGGTGAGGGCAAGACCTCCGGTGGCCGCCACCCGGTCAACCCGAAGGGCCGTCCCGAGGGTCGGACCCGGCGGACCAAGAAGTCCAGCGACGCGATGATCGTGCGTCGCCGCAAGCAGAACAGGCGGCGGTAA
- the rplD gene encoding 50S ribosomal protein L4 translates to MSATATVTEEASVEVDAPVDRTVPVHAPAGGDAGSVELPGAVFDVPLNVPLIHQVVVAQLAAARQGTHSTKTRGEVRGGGRKPYRQKGTGRARQGSLRAPQFTGGGVVHGPTPRSYEQRTPKKMKAAALRGALSDRARNDRVHVVSALVAGDAPSTKAAFKALTSLVDARRVLVVAQRSDELTWLSLRNVEAVHLLDPGQLNTYDVLVSDDVVFTEGALAAFLARGSRPAADNGSLAGGPAGEQEDK, encoded by the coding sequence ATGAGCGCGACGGCAACAGTGACTGAGGAAGCCTCCGTCGAGGTGGATGCGCCGGTTGACCGCACGGTCCCGGTGCACGCGCCGGCGGGTGGCGACGCGGGCAGCGTCGAGCTGCCGGGTGCCGTCTTCGACGTGCCGCTCAACGTGCCGCTCATCCACCAGGTCGTGGTGGCGCAGCTCGCCGCGGCGCGGCAGGGCACGCACTCCACCAAGACCCGCGGCGAGGTTCGCGGTGGTGGCCGCAAGCCGTACCGCCAGAAGGGCACCGGTCGGGCACGGCAGGGTTCGCTGCGTGCGCCGCAGTTCACCGGTGGTGGAGTCGTCCACGGCCCGACGCCGCGCAGCTACGAGCAGCGCACGCCCAAGAAGATGAAGGCCGCCGCTCTGCGCGGCGCCCTGTCCGACCGGGCCCGCAACGACCGGGTGCACGTGGTCTCCGCACTGGTCGCCGGCGACGCGCCGTCGACCAAGGCCGCCTTCAAGGCGCTGACCAGTCTGGTCGACGCCCGCCGGGTGCTGGTCGTCGCGCAGCGTTCGGACGAGCTGACATGGCTCAGCCTGCGCAACGTCGAGGCCGTGCACCTGCTCGACCCGGGCCAGCTCAACACGTACGACGTGCTGGTGAGCGACGACGTGGTGTTCACCGAGGGCGCGCTCGCCGCGTTTCTCGCGCGTGGCTCCCGTCCGGCGGCTGACAACGGCAGCCTGGCCGGCGGCCCGGCTGGCGAGCAGGAGGACAAGTGA
- the rplW gene encoding 50S ribosomal protein L23: MIPDPRDIILRPVVSEKSYGLLDENVYTFIVRPDANKTQIKLAVQKIFNVRVTSVNTINRQGKRKRTKSGWGHRPATKRALVSLAPGDTIEIFGGPGA; encoded by the coding sequence GTGATCCCCGACCCGCGTGACATCATTCTTCGCCCGGTCGTCTCCGAAAAGAGCTACGGCCTGCTCGACGAGAACGTCTACACGTTCATCGTCCGCCCCGACGCCAACAAGACGCAGATCAAGCTCGCCGTGCAGAAGATCTTCAACGTGCGGGTCACCAGCGTCAACACGATCAACCGGCAGGGCAAGCGCAAGCGGACGAAGTCCGGCTGGGGACACCGCCCGGCCACCAAGCGTGCGCTCGTGAGCCTCGCGCCCGGTGACACCATCGAGATCTTCGGAGGCCCCGGTGCCTGA
- the rpsE gene encoding 30S ribosomal protein S5 — MPGQQRRGGGSGGSDRRERRDRSGGGPAQEKTAYVERVVAINRVAKVVKGGRRFSFTALVVVGDADGTVGVGYGKAKEVPAAIAKGVEEAKKHFFKVPRIGSTIPHPVQGEDAAGVVLLKPASPGTGVIAGGPVRAVLECAGVHDVLSKSLGSSNPINIVHATVAALRGLMRPEEIAARRGLPLEDVAPPAMLRARAAGVGA, encoded by the coding sequence ATGCCAGGCCAGCAGCGCCGCGGAGGCGGCTCCGGCGGTTCCGACCGCCGCGAGCGCCGCGACCGTTCGGGCGGTGGCCCGGCGCAGGAGAAGACCGCTTATGTCGAGCGAGTCGTCGCCATCAACCGGGTGGCGAAGGTCGTGAAGGGTGGGCGCCGCTTCAGCTTCACGGCGCTCGTCGTCGTCGGTGACGCGGACGGGACCGTCGGCGTCGGCTACGGCAAGGCCAAGGAGGTCCCGGCGGCCATCGCCAAGGGGGTCGAGGAGGCCAAGAAGCACTTCTTCAAGGTCCCGCGGATCGGCTCCACCATCCCGCACCCGGTGCAGGGTGAGGACGCCGCCGGTGTCGTGCTGCTCAAGCCGGCCTCGCCGGGTACCGGTGTCATCGCCGGTGGCCCGGTGCGTGCGGTGCTGGAGTGCGCCGGTGTGCACGACGTGCTGTCGAAGTCGCTGGGGTCCTCGAACCCGATCAACATCGTGCACGCGACCGTCGCGGCGCTGCGCGGGCTGATGCGGCCTGAGGAGATCGCCGCTCGTCGTGGGCTGCCGCTGGAGGACGTCGCTCCGCCGGCTATGCTTCGCGCGCGGGCGGCTGGGGTCGGTGCGTAA
- the rplP gene encoding 50S ribosomal protein L16 yields MLIPRKVAHRKQHHPKRTGAAKGGTRIAFGEYAIQALEPAYVTNRQIESARIAMTRHIRRGGKVWINIYPDRPLTKKPAETRMGSGKGSPEWWVANVKPGRIMFELSGVAEPVAREAMRRAIHKLPMKCRFVTREGGA; encoded by the coding sequence ATGCTCATTCCCCGGAAGGTCGCGCACCGCAAGCAGCACCACCCCAAGCGGACGGGCGCGGCCAAGGGCGGCACGAGGATCGCCTTCGGCGAGTACGCGATCCAGGCCTTGGAGCCGGCCTACGTGACGAACCGGCAGATCGAGTCGGCGCGTATCGCGATGACCCGGCACATCCGGCGTGGTGGAAAGGTCTGGATCAACATCTACCCGGACCGTCCGCTGACCAAGAAGCCGGCCGAGACCCGGATGGGTTCCGGTAAGGGCTCGCCGGAGTGGTGGGTCGCCAACGTCAAGCCCGGACGCATCATGTTCGAGCTGTCCGGTGTCGCGGAGCCCGTCGCCCGTGAGGCGATGCGCCGCGCCATCCACAAGCTGCCGATGAAGTGCCGTTTCGTGACCCGTGAGGGTGGTGCCTGA